Part of the Candidatus Auribacterota bacterium genome, GTGTGGACCTGGTTCCTTTTAAAACCTGCCCCCTGGACTGTGTTTACTGCCAGCTCGGCCGGACGACCGACAGGACGCTGCAGAGGAGAACGTACGTTTCCCCCGGGGAGATCATCAGGCAGATCAGGGCTGCGCTGAAGAGGGGCGGCAGGATCGACTGGATCACCCTCTCGGGATCAGGGGAGCCCACGCTGCATTCGGAGATCGGGAAGATAATCCGGACGATAAAAATAATGACCGACATCCCCGTCGCGGTCCTCACGAGCGGCGCCCTCCTCCATAATGCTTCGGTCAGGAACGCCCTGCGCGCCGCAGACTTGGTGATCCCCGATCTCGACGCCGGCTCAGCGGGGGTATTCCGCACGGTCAACAGGCCCCACCGCTCCCTCACCTTCAAGAAGGTGGTGTCGGGCATCAAGGATTTTGTTTCTCATTTTCCCGGCAGGGTATGGCTGGAGGTGGTGCTCGTGAAGGACGTCAACGATTCACCGGCAGAGCTCAGGAGGATAAGCGCGCTCGCGGCAAAGATACGGCCGGCGCGCGTGCAGCTGAATACCGTCGTCCGTCCCCCGGGGGAGGTGTGGGTGCGACCGCTCTCCCCCCGTGAAATGCAGCGGGCGCGCGCTTTCATGGCAAAGTGCCTTCGGGTAATCCCCATTGATGTCATCGCGCAATCCGCGG contains:
- a CDS encoding radical SAM protein, whose amino-acid sequence is MAKKGRMVFGPVPSRRLGFSLGVDLVPFKTCPLDCVYCQLGRTTDRTLQRRTYVSPGEIIRQIRAALKRGGRIDWITLSGSGEPTLHSEIGKIIRTIKIMTDIPVAVLTSGALLHNASVRNALRAADLVIPDLDAGSAGVFRTVNRPHRSLTFKKVVSGIKDFVSHFPGRVWLEVVLVKDVNDSPAELRRISALAAKIRPARVQLNTVVRPPGEVWVRPLSPREMQRARAFMAKCLRVIPIDVIAQSAGVGVRSLAEDIEERILSWLQRRPATARDLARGTGARMSDITRRITHLVETGRVRKTTFREAIYYIAL